From Verrucomicrobiia bacterium:
GCCGCCGCCACTGCCGCCGCCACCAGAACTTCACCAAATCCCGCAACGTGTCCCGCAGCACCTTCCAGTTGCCGGAGCGCGCCACCCCCCGCTCGCGCGGCCAGTACGGCAGCGTGATTTCGGCCACGCGACACCCCCGATCGTGCGCCTGAAAAAGCAGGCTGGGGGTTAAAAAACCGGTGCTGGTGGCCGAGAAATCCAGACTCTGCAAAACCTCCCGGCGATACACCTGCACAAAGTTGTAATCCTTGAGGCGCAACCCAAAAAAGTTGCGCAGCAGAAACAGATTCACCCCGGTTAAAAACCTCCGGTAAAGATTCGAGTCGGGACGCTGATCGCGGGCAATGGCCACCACCTCATGCTCCTGCAGCAGCGGAAACACCTGCTCCAGGTCCTCCAGGTGGAAGGGGTAATCCATGGCGTTGTGCGTGACCCAGTCCAGGCGGGCCGCCTGAAAACCGCGCACCAAACTGGCCCCCTGCCGCAAATTCCGCGGGTTGTGCAGCACCCGCACCCCCGGCAACTGCCGCGCCAGCGCCTCCGCCAGCTCGCCGGTGCCATCGGTGCTGCAATCATTCACCACCAGAATTTCAAACTCCCGGCACAGCCGCCCCAGCGCCGCGTGGCACTGCCTGAGCGTGGATTCAAGGTTCTCCCGCTCGTTGTACGCCGGGATGACCACCGACAGCCGGATGTCATACGGGCCTGCCACAACCTACCCCAACACTTCTTTGAGCACGGCCACCACGTAATCCTGCTCCTCCTCGGTCATCAGCGGATACAACGGCAGGCAGATCGAGCGCTGCGCCACCGCCTCGGTGACCGGCAGCCGCACCGGCCCGCACACCTCCTGGTAATACGGCTGATCATGGCACGTCAGATTGTGCCGGCAGGCCACCCCCCGGGCCGCCGTCGCCGCCAGCAGTTCATCGCGGCTGGGCCGGCAACGCTCGGTCAGCTTCACAATGTACCCCTGGTAATTGCTCCGGCAGTGGGGCGGCACATAAGGGGTTTCCAGCTCGGGAAAACCGGCCAGCAACTGATCATACCGCCGGGCCAGCTCCTGCCGCCGGCGCACCACCTCCGGCAGCCGCCGCATCTGCACCAGCCCAATCGCCGCCTGCAAATCCGTCATGCGAAAGTTGTAGCCCAACACCTCATAGTGCTGCAGCAGCGCCCCCCGCGCCTGATGCCGTTTGAAATCCGAGACCGACGCGCCATGCGAGCGCACCACCGCAGCCCGCGCGGCAAAATCGTCATCGTTGGTGGTGATCATGCCCCCCTCGCCCAGGGTGATCACCTTGCGGCCGTGGAAACTGAAACAGGCCGGATTGTGGGAGTTGC
This genomic window contains:
- a CDS encoding DegT/DnrJ/EryC1/StrS family aminotransferase → MSKRMEVPVTRPWMGEEEIEAVAEVIRSGWVTQGPKVAAFERAVAEYVGARHAIATTSCSTAMFLSFHLLGIGPGEEVIMPSFTCPACANAVRHTGAVPRFVDIDPRTFNLDPAAIAPAVNDKTRAILAIHQYGLPAELDAIEAEARRLGLAVVEDAGVALGSEYKDRKVGNSHNPACFSFHGRKVITLGEGGMITTNDDDFAARAAVVRSHGASVSDFKRHQARGALLQHYEVLGYNFRMTDLQAAIGLVQMRRLPEVVRRRQELARRYDQLLAGFPELETPYVPPHCRSNYQGYIVKLTERCRPSRDELLAATAARGVACRHNLTCHDQPYYQEVCGPVRLPVTEAVAQRSICLPLYPLMTEEEQDYVVAVLKEVLG
- a CDS encoding glycosyltransferase family 2 protein, translated to MAGPYDIRLSVVIPAYNERENLESTLRQCHAALGRLCREFEILVVNDCSTDGTGELAEALARQLPGVRVLHNPRNLRQGASLVRGFQAARLDWVTHNAMDYPFHLEDLEQVFPLLQEHEVVAIARDQRPDSNLYRRFLTGVNLFLLRNFFGLRLKDYNFVQVYRREVLQSLDFSATSTGFLTPSLLFQAHDRGCRVAEITLPYWPRERGVARSGNWKVLRDTLRDLVKFWWRRQWRRPGAPAPAAKARPSG